A genomic stretch from Methylorubrum extorquens includes:
- a CDS encoding protein of unknown function (Evidence 5 : Unknown function) produces MTIDPTRIDRDRLDQLRRDVAEKHGIDLYLQYTEQQAAFLLIRPDERSARRADCSTLKRKRRAGKIPHVPLGNNSVAYFGMMLCDFLMFGEQSVTLWGASDERSQQ; encoded by the coding sequence ATGACCATCGACCCTACCCGCATCGACAGAGACAGGCTGGATCAACTCCGACGCGACGTTGCCGAGAAGCACGGCATCGACCTGTACCTTCAGTATACGGAACAGCAGGCTGCCTTCCTGCTGATCCGCCCCGACGAACGGTCCGCAAGGCGTGCTGACTGCTCGACGCTGAAGCGCAAGCGCCGCGCAGGCAAGATCCCTCACGTGCCCCTAGGGAACAACTCAGTCGCCTACTTCGGGATGATGCTGTGCGATTTCCTAATGTTCGGCGAACAGTCCGTCACGCTTTGGGGTGCAAGCGACGAGCGATCCCAACAGTAA
- a CDS encoding Integrase family protein, whose protein sequence is MGRYTKREHVAGRFWLDKRSNSPAYCICWLEGRQVRRKSTGTDDLDAAIRVLKAHYLSEDSPEVQDVSRVPLADVVQAYYLQHGQHLPAAKWLRYAVAHWVRFFGETISVWNATRPPRIERFIDDLRERGLKPSSINAVLTAGKAALNRSWRRGELTRQIHVPSIKVTRMQPKGRPLSVEECAAWLDASAPHFHTLLFVCLATGSRPEAVKELRWEQVDFEDGLLHLNPEEREQTSKHRPVVKMPPILIAYMRQLPRESDFVVSYRGRPVDRYYTALGEGRKRAGLDERVNLYSARHTVARWMRKERVPIEEISGQLGHRVRGFAITEIYAAYSPDYQQNATSALERLLHAIATRAQSCHTLIGSSTTNVGDRILAD, encoded by the coding sequence GTGGGCCGATACACGAAGCGTGAGCACGTGGCGGGCAGGTTCTGGCTCGACAAACGATCAAACAGCCCTGCCTACTGTATCTGCTGGCTAGAAGGTCGCCAGGTCAGGCGCAAATCGACCGGGACCGACGACCTCGATGCGGCAATCCGGGTGCTGAAGGCGCACTACCTGTCGGAAGATTCGCCCGAAGTCCAAGACGTCTCTCGCGTTCCGCTCGCGGATGTCGTGCAAGCGTACTACCTGCAACACGGTCAGCATCTCCCCGCGGCCAAGTGGCTGAGATACGCTGTTGCCCACTGGGTTCGCTTCTTTGGCGAGACGATTAGCGTTTGGAATGCGACCCGTCCGCCTCGGATTGAGCGGTTCATCGATGACTTGCGGGAGCGGGGGCTAAAGCCTTCGTCGATCAATGCGGTCCTTACGGCGGGCAAGGCTGCGCTGAATCGATCGTGGAGGCGAGGCGAGCTAACCCGGCAGATCCATGTGCCTAGTATCAAGGTAACGAGAATGCAGCCAAAGGGGCGGCCGCTGTCGGTTGAAGAATGTGCAGCCTGGCTCGATGCCTCGGCCCCGCACTTCCACACCTTGTTATTCGTTTGCCTTGCTACCGGCAGCCGACCTGAGGCCGTGAAAGAACTCCGATGGGAGCAGGTCGACTTCGAGGACGGGCTCCTCCATCTCAACCCTGAAGAGCGTGAGCAAACGAGCAAGCATAGGCCCGTCGTGAAGATGCCGCCGATTCTCATCGCGTATATGCGTCAGCTTCCACGAGAATCGGATTTCGTGGTCAGCTATCGAGGCAGGCCGGTCGACCGGTACTACACCGCGCTAGGCGAGGGTCGTAAGCGGGCCGGACTCGATGAGCGGGTCAACCTTTACAGTGCACGTCATACGGTGGCGCGCTGGATGCGTAAGGAACGTGTACCAATCGAGGAGATTTCCGGCCAGCTTGGCCACCGCGTCAGGGGATTTGCAATTACAGAGATCTACGCTGCGTACTCGCCGGACTACCAACAAAATGCGACCTCGGCGCTGGAGCGGCTGTTGCACGCGATCGCGACACGGGCACAGTCATGCCACACCCTCATTGGATCTAGTACAACCAATGTTGGGGATCGAATTCTGGCCGACTGA
- a CDS encoding protein of unknown function (Evidence 5 : Unknown function), with protein sequence MNGLSDGGLYFKAASPKRFDCEDFRAFYDGLVANREPGDDDPLWMRQHLPVTPETCRMLLVNDERTAFGIWRSFAELPEPSVLPRDAEDDVGPGRGSREPGHEAAVVPVGDGPTVAAVRAGLVAASGVDADASLPLAFRAFVLDEHEPLADLASRAAQAFRNPGERSAVHVATLGYASAARRLPAPLIPTLADGIQWLAERPWHRPLREATLEVDGIAMLGVALGSRESDGTRPV encoded by the coding sequence GTGAATGGCCTTTCGGACGGAGGCCTCTACTTCAAGGCTGCCTCGCCGAAGCGCTTCGACTGTGAGGACTTCAGGGCGTTCTACGATGGGCTCGTCGCAAACAGGGAGCCGGGGGACGATGACCCGCTTTGGATGCGGCAGCACCTGCCGGTGACGCCTGAAACCTGCCGGATGCTGTTGGTCAACGACGAGCGGACCGCGTTCGGTATCTGGCGCTCCTTCGCCGAGCTCCCGGAGCCGTCAGTACTGCCGCGGGATGCGGAAGACGATGTGGGACCGGGACGCGGTTCTCGGGAGCCGGGTCATGAGGCGGCCGTGGTTCCTGTAGGCGACGGGCCTACCGTCGCAGCCGTCCGGGCCGGGCTCGTGGCAGCCTCCGGGGTCGACGCCGACGCATCGCTGCCGCTGGCGTTCCGCGCGTTCGTCCTCGACGAGCACGAGCCCCTGGCCGACCTCGCATCCCGGGCGGCGCAAGCGTTCCGCAATCCCGGGGAGCGGTCGGCCGTGCACGTCGCGACGCTGGGGTACGCCTCGGCTGCCCGCCGCTTGCCGGCCCCTCTTATCCCGACCCTCGCGGATGGCATCCAATGGCTTGCTGAGCGGCCTTGGCACAGACCCTTGCGAGAGGCCACGCTGGAGGTCGACGGCATCGCTATGCTGGGGGTGGCGCTCGGGTCGCGCGAAAGCGACGGCACGCGCCCGGTCTAA
- a CDS encoding Multi-sensor hybrid histidine kinase (fragment): MHDVPEDGVLYGFGRDITEQRLAEEALRQSQKLEAIGQLTGGVAHDFNNLLTIIRSSVEFLRRPDLAEERKRRYLNAVSDTVDRAAKLTSQLLAFARRQPLRPEVFEVSERLRAISDMLDAVTGARIRVVTDLPGEHCYVRADASQFETALVNIAVNARDAMDGEGRLTLHLNAGTPMPPIRGHAGASSGRFVAVSVTDTGRGIAQADLTRIFEPFFTTKEIGKGTGLGLSQVIGFAKQSGGDVDVRSTLGEGTTFILYLPQVDLPKNMGTPAANQPEETAGDLGLCILVVEDNLEVGRFCTQILEDLGHSPVWTQNAEAALDAVEESASNFDAVFSDVVMPGIGGIELARRLRDIHPDLPVVLTSGYSHVLAQDDAHGFEVLRKPYSADELARILRGAVKRRRHH, encoded by the coding sequence GTGCACGACGTTCCCGAGGATGGGGTGCTGTACGGCTTCGGCCGCGACATCACGGAGCAGCGCCTGGCAGAGGAAGCGCTGCGGCAATCGCAGAAGCTGGAGGCCATCGGTCAGCTCACAGGCGGCGTGGCACACGACTTCAACAACCTCCTGACCATCATCCGCTCCTCCGTCGAGTTCCTGCGCCGGCCCGACTTGGCGGAGGAGCGCAAGCGTCGCTATCTGAACGCGGTATCGGATACGGTCGACCGGGCGGCGAAGCTGACCAGCCAGCTGTTGGCCTTCGCGCGGCGGCAGCCCCTCAGGCCCGAGGTGTTCGAGGTTTCGGAGCGTCTTCGGGCCATCTCGGACATGCTCGACGCGGTGACTGGCGCTCGCATTCGGGTCGTCACCGACTTGCCCGGCGAGCACTGCTACGTTCGGGCCGACGCCAGCCAGTTCGAGACGGCGCTGGTCAACATCGCAGTAAACGCGCGGGACGCGATGGACGGCGAGGGCAGGCTCACCCTGCACCTCAATGCTGGGACCCCGATGCCACCGATCCGCGGGCACGCCGGTGCCTCCTCCGGCCGGTTCGTGGCCGTGTCGGTCACGGACACCGGCAGGGGCATCGCTCAGGCCGACCTTACGCGCATCTTTGAGCCGTTCTTCACGACGAAGGAGATTGGCAAGGGTACAGGGCTCGGCCTGAGCCAAGTCATCGGCTTTGCCAAGCAGTCGGGCGGTGACGTTGACGTGCGCAGTACCCTGGGCGAGGGCACGACCTTCATCCTCTACCTGCCGCAGGTCGACCTCCCAAAAAACATGGGTACCCCCGCGGCGAATCAGCCGGAAGAGACTGCGGGTGATTTGGGTCTGTGCATCCTGGTAGTGGAGGACAATCTGGAGGTTGGACGCTTCTGCACGCAGATCTTGGAGGACCTCGGTCACAGCCCTGTCTGGACCCAGAACGCGGAAGCAGCGCTCGACGCTGTTGAGGAGTCGGCGTCCAACTTTGATGCGGTGTTCTCCGACGTGGTGATGCCCGGCATAGGAGGGATCGAGCTCGCCAGAAGGCTCAGAGACATCCATCCGGACCTGCCAGTGGTTCTGACGTCCGGCTACAGCCACGTGCTTGCGCAGGATGACGCGCATGGGTTCGAGGTTCTGCGCAAGCCCTACTCGGCTGATGAGCTCGCCCGCATTCTTCGAGGTGCGGTGAAGCGGAGACGTCACCACTGA
- a CDS encoding conserved protein of unknown function (Evidence 4 : Unknown function but conserved in other organisms), which produces MSGFYIIRGQSLATYTEIFFVAAVGEALGGGIAYAILSAFVFMRGQNIEHRVVPIFAAIFLTGILVAVALS; this is translated from the coding sequence ATGAGTGGATTTTATATTATAAGAGGGCAATCGCTCGCAACATACACCGAAATATTCTTTGTTGCGGCAGTGGGAGAAGCGCTGGGCGGCGGGATCGCCTATGCAATCCTCAGTGCCTTCGTGTTCATGCGTGGGCAGAACATCGAGCATCGGGTAGTCCCTATCTTCGCGGCCATCTTCCTGACCGGCATCCTTGTCGCTGTCGCCCTTTCGTAG
- a CDS encoding conserved protein of unknown function (Evidence 4 : Unknown function but conserved in other organisms) — protein sequence MKVFQVRQRSTDAVLWVGSAHNEVGALDAMAHEAGYYDYSDLPDEVRDGGLMVEAVTLKVQPMIISHS from the coding sequence ATGAAGGTTTTTCAAGTCAGGCAGCGCAGTACGGACGCTGTGTTGTGGGTGGGCTCGGCCCACAATGAGGTTGGGGCGCTCGACGCTATGGCGCATGAGGCTGGGTACTATGACTACTCGGACTTGCCCGACGAGGTCCGAGACGGCGGCCTCATGGTCGAAGCTGTTACGCTCAAGGTTCAGCCCATGATCATAAGTCACAGCTGA
- a CDS encoding protein of unknown function (Evidence 5 : Unknown function) encodes MKKVLNFLIFMRIVPFEGHGAKVKLKLKHD; translated from the coding sequence GTGAAAAAGGTGCTAAACTTCCTAATATTCATGCGCATCGTACCTTTCGAAGGTCATGGGGCCAAGGTGAAGCTCAAGCTCAAGCATGATTGA
- a CDS encoding protein of unknown function (Evidence 5 : Unknown function): protein MSNNQNASVGKQNGQDARIAEAAKANSTHAADTGAEHGKRFADAAQEGFNKTVDLREKATEATKQVMQNGVDTATQQAREAADRFSKTLGFSGEDSERLARQSKQNIEAVTRCGTVLSQAFQDTSRNLFDLGQKEFQRNLEGLTKLTRAKSVQEFAAIQSDLMREGLQNMVQDSRAITETSARAVEEASKTFASVTVAPAR, encoded by the coding sequence ATGTCGAACAATCAGAACGCCAGCGTCGGCAAGCAGAATGGCCAGGACGCTCGCATCGCTGAAGCAGCCAAAGCCAATTCCACCCACGCAGCTGATACAGGCGCCGAGCATGGCAAGCGGTTTGCTGACGCAGCGCAGGAGGGCTTCAACAAGACGGTCGATTTGCGCGAGAAGGCAACTGAAGCCACAAAGCAGGTGATGCAGAACGGCGTCGACACGGCCACGCAGCAGGCTCGCGAGGCGGCCGATCGCTTCTCAAAGACGCTCGGCTTCTCAGGCGAGGACAGTGAGCGTCTGGCGCGTCAGTCGAAGCAAAACATCGAAGCCGTCACTCGTTGCGGCACGGTCCTCAGCCAAGCGTTCCAGGATACCTCACGCAACCTGTTCGATCTCGGTCAGAAGGAGTTCCAGCGAAATCTGGAGGGCCTAACTAAGCTGACCCGGGCTAAGTCGGTTCAGGAGTTCGCGGCCATTCAGAGCGATCTGATGCGCGAGGGTTTGCAGAACATGGTTCAGGACAGCAGGGCAATTACCGAAACATCCGCCCGAGCAGTTGAGGAGGCGAGCAAGACCTTCGCCAGTGTCACTGTCGCTCCGGCACGCTGA
- a CDS encoding conserved protein of unknown function (Evidence 4 : Unknown function but conserved in other organisms) has translation MRPAARRVVAGHLQVAYDVSERRACQATGFGRSSQRYRKRSDPQVALRMRLKQLAAARVRYGYRRLHILLRREGWAVNHKRTYRIYQDEGLSIRPKLPKRKRAWRYRQGRPAIAGPNEVWAMDFMSDRLFDERPLRILTVVDCHTREALSVTPRANFRAF, from the coding sequence GTGAGGCCCGCCGCTCGCCGCGTGGTCGCCGGTCACCTGCAGGTGGCCTATGACGTCAGCGAGCGACGGGCCTGCCAGGCCACCGGCTTCGGTCGCTCGTCCCAGCGTTACAGGAAGCGCTCTGACCCGCAGGTGGCACTGCGGATGCGGCTGAAGCAGCTCGCTGCCGCACGGGTCCGCTACGGCTACCGACGGCTGCACATCCTGTTGCGGCGGGAGGGCTGGGCCGTAAACCACAAGCGCACCTACCGGATCTACCAGGATGAGGGCCTGTCGATCCGACCCAAGCTGCCCAAGCGCAAACGGGCCTGGCGCTACCGGCAAGGGCGGCCGGCCATAGCGGGGCCCAACGAGGTCTGGGCCATGGACTTCATGTCTGATCGCCTGTTCGACGAGCGTCCGTTACGGATCCTGACGGTGGTCGATTGCCATACGCGAGAGGCGCTCTCGGTCACACCGAGAGCCAACTTCCGCGCCTTCTAG
- a CDS encoding transposase of ISMex11, IS3 family (ORF 1) (Evidence 2b : Function from indirect experimental evidences (e.g. phenotypes); Product type e : enzyme) codes for MPRKRFTNEQIAFALRQAENGATVDEVCRKMGVSEPTFYRWKKQFVGMGVPEIRRLKQLEDENSKLKRRVADLTLDRSMLQDVLKRKW; via the coding sequence ATGCCTCGCAAACGCTTCACGAACGAGCAGATCGCCTTTGCCCTGCGGCAGGCGGAGAACGGTGCGACGGTGGACGAGGTCTGCCGGAAGATGGGCGTGTCCGAGCCGACGTTCTACCGCTGGAAGAAGCAGTTCGTTGGCATGGGCGTGCCGGAGATCCGACGGCTCAAGCAGCTGGAGGACGAGAACAGCAAGCTCAAACGACGGGTCGCCGACCTGACGCTGGATCGCTCCATGCTGCAGGATGTGCTCAAGCGAAAGTGGTGA
- a CDS encoding protein of unknown function (Evidence 5 : Unknown function): MNGGNGSKAERWLSGSNPMTAHHPKQTLMMSAMWQTGMPVCYGLTLTHQTGPRRAQVFRAS; the protein is encoded by the coding sequence TTGAACGGCGGCAACGGGAGCAAAGCCGAACGTTGGCTTTCGGGCAGCAACCCAATGACTGCTCACCACCCCAAGCAGACCCTCATGATGTCCGCTATGTGGCAGACCGGCATGCCGGTCTGCTATGGTTTGACCCTGACCCACCAAACTGGTCCGCGCCGAGCGCAGGTTTTTCGGGCATCCTGA
- a CDS encoding conserved protein of unknown function (Evidence 4 : Unknown function but conserved in other organisms), whose translation MHFERDTSGDWVIDPEQLASKLGINAAHLRHEMRLGLVTSRIEAGQGTDEGYWRVTVRTCEAVWQGIIDDAGCLISERRP comes from the coding sequence ATGCACTTCGAGCGCGACACGAGCGGCGACTGGGTGATTGATCCGGAGCAGCTTGCTTCCAAGCTCGGGATCAATGCCGCGCACCTCCGGCACGAGATGCGTCTTGGGCTCGTCACCAGCCGCATCGAGGCTGGGCAGGGCACTGATGAGGGGTATTGGCGCGTCACGGTTCGGACCTGCGAGGCGGTTTGGCAGGGCATCATTGATGATGCGGGCTGCCTTATCAGTGAACGACGCCCGTGA
- a CDS encoding protein of unknown function (Evidence 5 : Unknown function) — MPRIISRGGDRRVISGSWPRIFAAMIRNYLTETVSTRSDSAMNIHIAYAVPALVLGLVSPAAIAQSLPAPAGPPACNGSGWL; from the coding sequence TTGCCGCGGATAATTTCCAGAGGCGGCGATCGTCGTGTTATAAGTGGGTCGTGGCCCCGAATATTTGCGGCAATGATCCGCAATTATTTGACGGAGACCGTGTCGACACGATCGGACTCCGCCATGAACATCCACATCGCTTACGCCGTCCCGGCCTTAGTCCTAGGCCTAGTGTCACCCGCCGCGATCGCACAGAGCCTTCCTGCCCCGGCAGGACCCCCCGCCTGTAATGGATCCGGGTGGCTTTGA
- a CDS encoding putative pterin-4-alpha-carbinolamine dehydratase (Evidence 3 : Putative function from multiple computational evidences), translating into MSTQPEQLVAKTCTPCQGGIPPLAPDEAQEHRRQTPEWDLLDDAHRIERRFEFDTFADAFEFVQRVADLAESEGHHPDVTFGWGYATVSLQTHKIKGLHENDFILAAKIDREASSQH; encoded by the coding sequence ATGTCCACTCAACCCGAACAACTGGTCGCGAAGACCTGCACGCCGTGCCAAGGCGGCATCCCGCCCCTCGCGCCCGACGAGGCCCAGGAACATCGTCGGCAGACGCCCGAATGGGACTTGCTCGACGACGCACACCGCATCGAGCGCAGGTTCGAGTTCGACACCTTCGCCGACGCCTTCGAATTCGTGCAGCGCGTCGCCGATCTCGCCGAGAGCGAGGGCCATCATCCCGATGTCACGTTTGGCTGGGGCTATGCCACCGTTTCGCTACAGACCCACAAGATAAAGGGCTTGCACGAGAATGATTTCATTCTCGCAGCTAAAATAGATCGGGAGGCTTCCAGTCAGCATTAG
- a CDS encoding protein of unknown function (Evidence 5 : Unknown function) codes for MGISRLLTAVGASKVCKHIRRQCSAVALMLTGSLPIYFSCENEIILVQALYLVGL; via the coding sequence TTGGGCATTAGTCGTCTGCTGACGGCTGTTGGCGCCAGCAAGGTGTGCAAGCATATACGGCGCCAATGCAGCGCGGTCGCCCTAATGCTGACTGGAAGCCTCCCGATCTATTTTAGCTGCGAGAATGAAATCATTCTCGTGCAAGCCCTTTATCTTGTGGGTCTGTAG
- a CDS encoding protein of unknown function (Evidence 5 : Unknown function), with translation MIVGAASRHGDRLSSFVAYLRVSTQRQGRSGLGLEAQRKAVADFLAGGSWRHVAELVEVESGARDARPRLAEALALCRLHGATLVIAKLDRLSRDAAFLLNLQKAGVRFVAADMPEANELVELVVGIMAVVAQAERKMISARTKAALAAAKAWGVRLGNPANLRNQQVGAERAAPYERPSTRETEANGTGEAPKDGIGAPSVQITSSRSSCQTCRKACRCAASDRHGLSAGRTPS, from the coding sequence GGGGACCGCTTGAGCAGCTTTGTCGCCTACCTGCGCGTCTCGACCCAGCGACAGGGCCGGTCCGGGCTTGGCCTGGAGGCGCAGCGCAAGGCCGTGGCCGACTTCCTCGCCGGTGGCTCCTGGCGGCATGTCGCCGAGCTAGTGGAGGTCGAGAGCGGGGCGCGTGATGCGCGCCCCCGCCTCGCCGAAGCCCTGGCCCTTTGCAGGCTGCATGGGGCCACCCTGGTCATTGCCAAGCTGGATCGGCTGTCGCGCGACGCCGCCTTCCTGCTGAACTTGCAGAAGGCCGGCGTGCGGTTCGTCGCTGCCGACATGCCGGAGGCCAACGAGCTGGTGGAGCTGGTGGTCGGGATCATGGCCGTGGTGGCGCAAGCCGAGCGCAAGATGATCTCAGCCCGGACGAAGGCCGCGCTGGCCGCTGCAAAGGCCTGGGGTGTGCGCCTGGGCAATCCGGCGAACCTGCGCAATCAGCAGGTTGGCGCCGAGCGGGCAGCACCCTATGAGAGGCCGAGCACCCGTGAGACGGAGGCCAATGGGACGGGAGAGGCGCCGAAGGACGGTATCGGCGCCCCCTCTGTCCAAATCACTTCTTCCCGGTCATCCTGTCAGACTTGCCGGAAGGCTTGCCGGTGCGCGGCATCTGATCGACACGGCCTGTCAGCCGGCCGAACACCTTCCTGA